A portion of the Streptococcus urinalis 2285-97 genome contains these proteins:
- a CDS encoding helix-turn-helix domain-containing protein has product MTIFSNQLKQLRIQKDLSQEALAQKLYISRQAISKWENGDATLDLDNLIKLAEILEVSLDELVLKKSIKIKYQEDEDNLHLLKSREYVINPETGHYEKRDGMAIFIDLISEYWWVLIPIIWALWLFFK; this is encoded by the coding sequence ATGACAATATTCTCAAATCAATTAAAACAATTAAGAATCCAAAAGGATCTTTCTCAAGAGGCATTGGCCCAAAAACTGTATATTTCAAGACAAGCTATCTCAAAGTGGGAAAATGGTGATGCCACCCTTGATTTGGATAATTTGATAAAATTAGCAGAAATTTTAGAGGTTTCATTAGATGAGCTAGTGCTTAAAAAAAGTATCAAGATCAAATATCAAGAAGATGAAGATAACCTTCATTTATTGAAAAGTAGAGAATACGTGATAAATCCAGAAACTGGTCATTATGAAAAAAGAGATGGCATGGCCATTTTTATAGACTTAATATCAGAATATTGGTGGGTTCTTATTCCTATAATTTGGGCTTTATGGCTATTTTTTAAATAA
- a CDS encoding DUF951 domain-containing protein produces MYQVGSLVEMKKPHACIIKSTGKKANKWKILRVGADIKIQCCNCRHIVMLSRHDFERKLKKVLSQPE; encoded by the coding sequence ATGTATCAAGTAGGTAGTTTAGTTGAAATGAAAAAACCTCATGCTTGTATTATAAAAAGTACTGGTAAGAAAGCTAATAAATGGAAGATACTTCGTGTAGGTGCAGATATTAAAATACAGTGTTGTAATTGTCGACATATTGTCATGCTTAGTCGTCATGATTTTGAAAGAAAGTTAAAAAAAGTACTGTCGCAACCAGAATAA
- a CDS encoding diacylglycerol/lipid kinase family protein gives MALYIIANPNAGNHKAADVVSRIEKEYPEFEVKAYYTECIDDEKNQVSLILEHFQEKNDQLLIIGGDGTLAKVAFYFPKNLPIAYYAVGSGNDFAHSLQMSDLDTILEAIKQKRVETIYVYRHETGLLINSLDTGFASWVIYQSSISKLKRLFNHLHIGKLIYLLFGILGIFFAPTTSVIITKNQKEKKQFDHLFFCSIANNQYFGGGISIWPEASVKKPQLDVVLFYNSGLMTKIKNLLALVFKKQKETTTIIHDSYQDIEITFPEKTRVQIDGEIVTKTKFHLKQEIRQLYR, from the coding sequence ATGGCACTATATATTATTGCAAATCCAAATGCTGGTAATCATAAGGCAGCAGATGTTGTCTCTAGAATAGAAAAAGAATATCCTGAATTTGAAGTTAAAGCATACTATACTGAATGCATAGATGATGAAAAAAATCAGGTATCATTAATATTAGAACATTTCCAAGAAAAAAATGATCAGTTATTAATCATTGGAGGTGATGGAACATTAGCTAAAGTGGCATTTTATTTTCCAAAAAACTTACCAATAGCCTATTATGCTGTTGGTTCAGGAAATGATTTTGCACATTCTTTACAAATGTCCGATTTAGATACCATTTTAGAGGCTATCAAGCAAAAAAGAGTAGAAACCATCTATGTTTATAGACATGAAACGGGGCTTTTAATAAATAGTTTAGATACTGGGTTTGCTTCATGGGTGATTTATCAATCATCTATTTCAAAATTAAAAAGACTGTTTAACCATCTTCATATAGGAAAATTGATTTATTTATTATTTGGGATTCTTGGTATCTTTTTTGCCCCAACAACTTCAGTTATCATCACTAAAAATCAAAAAGAAAAGAAACAGTTTGATCATTTATTTTTTTGTTCAATTGCTAATAATCAATATTTTGGTGGCGGTATTAGTATTTGGCCAGAAGCAAGTGTTAAGAAGCCACAGTTGGATGTTGTGTTATTTTATAATTCAGGTTTAATGACAAAAATTAAAAATCTCCTAGCTTTAGTTTTTAAAAAACAAAAGGAAACAACAACTATTATTCATGATAGTTATCAAGATATTGAAATTACTTTTCCAGAAAAAACAAGAGTCCAAATAGATGGAGAAATAGTAACTAAAACAAAATTTCATTTAAAACAAGAAATAAGACAGTTATATCGGTAA
- a CDS encoding GRP family sugar transporter, whose product MEGILLALIPMFAWGSIGFVSNKIGGRPEQQTFGMTMGALLFAFCVWLVVQPTLSWKVWLFGILGGILWSVGQSGQFKSMKYMGVSVANPLSSGSQLVLGSLVGVLIFHEWTKSIQFVLGFIAIALLIIGFYFSSKQDSDDMLNQRRTLDLPKGFRAISYSTLGYVSYAILFNNIMKFDVMAVIFPMAVGMCFGAMCFMKFNINFEAVVVKNMLTGLMWGIGNVFMLLAAAKAGLAIAFSFSQLGVIISIIGGILFLGEIKTKKEMKWVILGIICFVAGAILLGIVKSY is encoded by the coding sequence GTGGAAGGTATTTTATTAGCGTTAATTCCAATGTTTGCTTGGGGTTCAATAGGTTTTGTTAGTAATAAAATTGGAGGTAGACCAGAGCAGCAGACCTTTGGAATGACAATGGGTGCTTTACTCTTTGCATTTTGTGTTTGGCTAGTCGTTCAACCAACTTTATCTTGGAAAGTTTGGTTATTTGGTATTTTAGGTGGTATTTTATGGTCAGTTGGACAATCTGGACAGTTTAAATCTATGAAATATATGGGAGTTTCTGTGGCAAATCCTCTGTCTAGTGGTTCACAATTGGTTTTAGGGAGTCTAGTAGGTGTTCTTATCTTTCATGAATGGACAAAATCAATCCAATTTGTATTAGGCTTTATTGCAATTGCATTGCTTATCATTGGTTTTTACTTTTCAAGTAAACAAGATTCTGATGACATGCTTAATCAAAGGCGTACATTAGACTTACCAAAAGGGTTTCGTGCAATAAGTTATTCAACACTTGGTTATGTATCTTATGCTATATTATTTAATAATATCATGAAGTTTGATGTTATGGCTGTTATTTTTCCAATGGCTGTGGGAATGTGCTTTGGTGCCATGTGTTTCATGAAATTTAATATCAATTTTGAAGCAGTAGTTGTCAAAAATATGCTTACTGGTCTCATGTGGGGGATTGGGAATGTCTTTATGTTGCTTGCTGCTGCAAAAGCTGGTTTAGCCATTGCTTTTAGTTTTTCACAATTAGGTGTTATCATTTCAATTATTGGTGGTATTCTTTTCTTAGGTGAAATAAAGACAAAGAAAGAAATGAAGTGGGTAATTTTGGGAATAATTTGCTTTGTTGCAGGAGCTATTCTTTTAGGAATCGTAAAGAGCTATTAA
- the guaB gene encoding IMP dehydrogenase: MSNWDTKFLKKGFTFDDVLLIPAESHVLPNEVSMKTKLAKNLTLNIPIITAAMDTVTDSKMAIAIARAGGLGVVHKNMSIEDQAEEVRKVKRSENGVIIDPFFLTPEHKVSEAEELMQRYRISGVPIVETLANRKLVGIITNRDMRFISDYNAPISEHMTSKKLVTAPVGTDLVTAERILHEHRIEKLPVVDESGRLSGLITIKDIEKVIEFPNAAKDEFGRLLVAAAVGVTSDTFERAEALFEAGADAIVIDTAHGHSAGVLRKIAEIRNHFPNRTLIAGNIATAEGARALYDAGVDIVKVGIGPGSICTTRVVAGVGVPQITAIYDAAAVAREYGKTIIADGGIKYSGDIVKALAAGGNAVMLGSMFAGTDEAPGETEIFQGRKFKTYRGMGSIAAMKKGSSDRYFQGSVNEANKLVPEGIEGRVAYKGAAADIVFQMLGGIRSGMGYVGAGTINELHEKAQFIEMSGAGLIESHPHDVQITNEAPNYSAH; encoded by the coding sequence ATGTCAAATTGGGACACTAAATTTTTGAAAAAAGGCTTTACGTTTGATGATGTTTTATTGATTCCAGCTGAAAGTCATGTATTGCCAAATGAAGTTAGCATGAAAACGAAACTAGCCAAAAATTTGACACTGAATATTCCAATTATTACTGCAGCTATGGATACAGTAACAGATAGTAAGATGGCTATCGCTATTGCACGTGCTGGTGGATTAGGTGTTGTTCATAAGAACATGTCAATTGAAGACCAAGCTGAAGAAGTTCGTAAGGTAAAACGATCTGAAAACGGGGTTATCATTGATCCATTTTTCCTTACACCTGAACATAAAGTCTCTGAAGCTGAAGAATTAATGCAACGCTATCGCATTAGTGGTGTCCCAATCGTTGAGACACTTGCCAACCGCAAATTAGTTGGGATTATTACAAACCGTGATATGCGTTTTATCTCTGATTATAATGCTCCAATTTCAGAACATATGACAAGTAAAAAATTAGTCACAGCACCAGTTGGAACTGACTTAGTCACAGCAGAACGTATCCTTCATGAGCACCGAATTGAAAAATTACCTGTTGTAGATGAAAGTGGACGTCTTTCAGGTTTAATTACAATAAAAGATATCGAGAAAGTCATTGAATTTCCAAATGCTGCAAAAGATGAATTTGGTCGCTTATTAGTAGCAGCAGCAGTTGGTGTAACTTCTGATACTTTCGAACGTGCAGAAGCTCTATTTGAAGCTGGTGCAGATGCTATCGTTATTGACACAGCACATGGTCATTCAGCAGGTGTGCTTCGTAAAATTGCTGAAATCCGAAATCATTTTCCAAATCGTACTTTGATTGCAGGAAATATTGCAACTGCTGAAGGAGCACGTGCTTTGTACGATGCTGGAGTTGATATTGTTAAAGTTGGTATTGGACCTGGATCAATCTGTACAACGCGTGTCGTTGCAGGTGTTGGTGTTCCTCAAATTACAGCTATTTATGATGCCGCTGCAGTTGCGCGTGAATATGGAAAAACAATTATCGCTGATGGTGGTATTAAATATTCAGGTGATATTGTCAAGGCTTTAGCTGCTGGTGGAAATGCCGTCATGCTTGGTTCAATGTTTGCTGGTACTGATGAAGCACCAGGAGAAACAGAAATTTTCCAAGGACGTAAATTTAAAACTTATCGTGGTATGGGTTCTATTGCAGCCATGAAAAAAGGGTCTAGTGATCGTTACTTCCAAGGGTCTGTTAATGAAGCAAATAAACTTGTTCCAGAAGGAATTGAAGGTCGTGTCGCTTATAAAGGAGCTGCAGCAGATATTGTCTTCCAAATGCTAGGTGGAATTCGTTCAGGTATGGGTTATGTTGGTGCAGGAACAATAAACGAACTACATGAAAAAGCACAATTCATTGAAATGTCAGGAGCTGGTTTGATTGAAAGTCATCCTCATGATGTTCAAATTACAAATGAAGCACCAAATTATTCAGCACATTAA
- a CDS encoding arginine repressor: MNKKETRHQLIRSLVTETKIHTQQELRELLHKNGVSVTQATLSRDMKDLNLIKVNENAHETYYEIHNISQKRWEERLRFYMEDALVMLFPVQNQIVLKTLPGLAQSFGSILDSILLPEILATVCGDDTCLIICQDDKMAQICFEKLSHYTPPFFFSKK, encoded by the coding sequence ATGAACAAGAAAGAAACGCGACACCAATTAATTCGATCATTAGTAACAGAAACAAAAATTCATACTCAACAAGAGTTACGTGAGTTATTGCATAAAAATGGTGTCTCTGTAACTCAAGCTACTTTGTCTAGAGATATGAAAGACCTCAATCTCATCAAAGTGAATGAGAATGCTCATGAGACCTACTATGAAATTCATAATATTTCACAAAAACGCTGGGAAGAAAGATTACGATTCTATATGGAAGATGCACTGGTTATGCTTTTTCCTGTACAAAATCAAATTGTCTTAAAAACACTTCCAGGATTGGCTCAATCTTTTGGTTCTATTTTGGATAGTATTTTATTACCCGAAATTTTAGCTACAGTTTGTGGCGATGATACTTGCCTTATTATTTGTCAAGATGATAAAATGGCTCAAATTTGTTTTGAAAAACTAAGTCATTACACCCCACCATTTTTCTTTTCAAAAAAATAG
- a CDS encoding Crp/Fnr family transcriptional regulator, whose protein sequence is MITKEQYLYLRNLRDFKYFTIEQFDQLVSQIKFRTALKNHTLFFEEDNREHLFLIQSGHVKIEQSDLSGSFIYTDYVRQNTIFPYGGLFLDKTYHFSAIAITDIQYFMIPMSLYEEYSQQNLQQMKHLCQKYSKLLEIHEIRLRNMVTSSASMRVVQSLATLLLEINPGNGEIPFPLTTIDLANMSGTTRETVSHVIKNLREKNIIQLKGKKLVYLNRNYFNQFIE, encoded by the coding sequence GTGATTACAAAAGAGCAATATTTGTATTTAAGAAATCTCCGAGATTTTAAATATTTCACTATTGAGCAGTTTGACCAACTGGTCAGCCAAATCAAATTTAGAACAGCACTAAAAAATCACACATTATTTTTTGAAGAAGATAATAGAGAACATCTATTTTTAATTCAGTCTGGTCATGTCAAGATAGAACAATCTGATTTATCAGGCTCATTCATTTACACTGATTATGTGAGACAGAATACTATTTTTCCTTATGGTGGTTTGTTTTTAGATAAAACCTATCATTTTTCAGCTATCGCTATTACTGATATTCAATACTTCATGATTCCTATGTCATTGTATGAAGAATATTCTCAACAAAATTTACAACAAATGAAACATTTATGTCAAAAATATTCAAAATTACTTGAAATTCATGAAATTAGACTACGAAATATGGTGACATCAAGTGCTAGTATGAGAGTTGTCCAGTCTTTGGCAACCTTATTGTTAGAAATTAATCCTGGAAATGGGGAAATACCATTTCCTCTAACAACTATTGATCTTGCTAATATGAGTGGAACAACACGTGAAACAGTAAGTCATGTTATTAAAAATTTACGTGAAAAAAATATTATTCAACTTAAAGGTAAAAAACTCGTCTATCTTAATAGAAACTATTTTAATCAATTTATTGAATGA
- a CDS encoding B3/B4 domain-containing protein — protein sequence MSQFIVDSSFWNLFPQAKLGVVLLKDYTLNDDYQLELTNLLKESNEKALQHLTEETFSENDVIQIYRKAFQQFKTKKGARSSIESLLKRVSNGKPVSNINPLVDIYNAASLQFALPVGAEDSDTFEGDLQLTITEGGDDFFLIGEDDNKPTLPGELCYRDDNGAVCRCLNWRDGDRTMITEKTKNAFLIIEALDPSQFESLEKALNFIEEKSKQYLGAKTQQFILDKEHTTITI from the coding sequence ATGAGTCAATTTATTGTTGATTCCTCATTTTGGAATCTATTCCCACAAGCAAAATTAGGTGTTGTTCTATTAAAAGACTATACTTTAAATGATGACTACCAACTTGAATTAACAAATTTATTAAAAGAAAGTAATGAGAAGGCTTTACAACACCTCACAGAAGAGACATTCAGTGAAAATGATGTTATTCAAATTTATCGTAAAGCTTTTCAACAATTTAAAACAAAAAAGGGAGCACGATCTAGTATTGAATCCCTATTAAAAAGAGTTTCAAATGGAAAACCTGTTTCTAACATAAATCCACTAGTAGATATTTATAATGCAGCTAGTCTTCAATTTGCACTTCCAGTAGGAGCAGAAGACAGTGATACTTTCGAAGGTGATTTACAGTTAACCATTACCGAAGGCGGAGACGATTTTTTCCTCATTGGCGAAGATGATAATAAGCCAACCTTACCAGGTGAACTTTGTTATCGAGACGACAATGGAGCAGTATGCCGCTGTCTCAATTGGCGTGATGGTGATCGTACAATGATTACAGAAAAAACTAAAAATGCCTTTCTCATTATTGAAGCTCTAGATCCATCTCAGTTTGAGTCACTTGAAAAAGCATTAAACTTTATCGAAGAAAAAAGTAAGCAATATCTTGGTGCAAAAACACAACAATTTATTTTGGACAAAGAACACACAACTATAACAATTTAA